Proteins from a genomic interval of Rhizobium etli CFN 42:
- a CDS encoding GNAT family N-acetyltransferase, whose product MSVTIAQEPPRQDGVIRLLDLSDAYAASLYPAESNHMVDLSSLEKPSVSFFVARNEGAIVGCCALVEAGNGTAEIKRMFVDPQARGLRIASRLMNALEANAREKRLTAIRLETGIYQPEAIALYRKYGYREIEAFGTYLPDPLSLFMEKRLG is encoded by the coding sequence ATGTCCGTCACCATCGCCCAGGAGCCGCCGCGCCAGGACGGCGTCATTCGCCTGCTCGATCTTTCCGACGCCTATGCAGCGTCACTTTATCCCGCGGAGAGCAACCACATGGTCGATCTCTCCTCGCTGGAGAAACCTTCGGTAAGCTTCTTCGTCGCCCGCAATGAGGGGGCGATCGTCGGATGCTGCGCGCTGGTCGAGGCCGGCAACGGCACGGCGGAGATCAAGCGCATGTTCGTTGACCCGCAGGCGAGGGGCTTGAGGATCGCGAGCCGGTTGATGAATGCGCTGGAGGCGAACGCGAGGGAAAAGCGGCTGACGGCGATCCGACTCGAGACCGGCATCTACCAGCCGGAGGCGATCGCCCTCTACCGCAAATACGGATATCGGGAGATCGAGGCTTTCGGCACCTATCTGCCGGATCCGCTCAGCCTGTTCATGGAAAAGCGGCTGGGATAG
- the tpiA gene encoding triose-phosphate isomerase, producing MTPDVRPLVAGNWKMNGTRASLDQIKAIAEGVRPPLADKVEALICPPTTLLYVATALCTDSPLAIGAQDCHQKPSGAHTGDISAEMIADSFGTYVIVGHSERRTDHAETDHLVRAKAEAAFAAELTAIICIGETADERRAGQELDVIKRQLSASVPDAATAENTVIAYEPIWAIGTGVTPTSGDVEKAHAFMRAELVSRFGDEGRKMRLLYGGSVKPANAGELLGIANVDGALIGGASLKAADFLAIYRAYEALLA from the coding sequence ATGACACCTGACGTGCGCCCGCTGGTGGCGGGAAATTGGAAAATGAACGGCACGCGTGCCTCCCTGGATCAGATCAAGGCGATCGCCGAGGGTGTTCGCCCGCCGCTCGCCGACAAGGTCGAGGCGCTGATCTGCCCGCCGACGACGCTGCTCTACGTGGCGACCGCGCTCTGCACCGACAGCCCGCTGGCGATCGGCGCGCAGGACTGCCACCAGAAGCCGTCGGGCGCGCATACCGGCGACATTTCCGCCGAGATGATCGCCGATAGCTTCGGCACGTACGTGATTGTCGGCCATTCCGAGCGTCGCACCGACCATGCCGAGACGGATCATCTGGTCCGCGCTAAAGCGGAGGCGGCTTTCGCTGCCGAGCTCACCGCGATCATCTGCATCGGCGAGACGGCTGACGAACGCCGCGCCGGGCAGGAGCTCGACGTCATCAAGCGCCAGCTTTCCGCCTCGGTTCCCGATGCCGCAACAGCCGAAAACACAGTCATCGCCTACGAGCCGATCTGGGCGATCGGCACCGGGGTCACGCCGACATCAGGGGATGTCGAGAAGGCGCATGCCTTCATGCGTGCGGAGCTCGTCTCCCGCTTCGGCGACGAAGGCCGCAAGATGCGGCTTCTCTATGGCGGCTCCGTCAAGCCCGCCAATGCCGGGGAACTGTTGGGCATCGCCAATGTCGACGGCGCGCTGATCGGCGGAGCGAGCTTGAAAGCCGCCGACTTCCTCGCCATTTACCGGGCCTATGAGGCGCTGCTCGCCTGA
- the parE gene encoding DNA topoisomerase IV subunit B produces the protein MDDSNDLFSGLPLSEKREEAQKPAAPSERPSAAAPMTAVPSTPTRPAPVASNADDYGASSIRVLEGLEPVRMRPGMYIGGTDEKALHHLFAEVIDNAMDEAVAGHANFIEVHLDLQGYLTVTDNGRGIPVENHPQVPGKSTLEVIMTKLHAGGKFDGKAYETSGGLHGVGVSVVNALSDFLEVEVARNRKLYRQRFSRGLPQGGLEELGDVHNRRGTRVRFHPDPQIFGDHMKFEAARVFRMARSKAYLFGGVEIRWSCEPGVLPEGSEVPDKATFHFPGGLKDYLQATMGKEFTVTREIFAGKTEKASGHGSMEWAITWYGGDPQVHSYCNTIPTPEGGTHEAGLRIALTKGLKAYAELTQNKRAAQITTDDVMISAVGMLSVFIREPEFVGQTKDKLATVEAQRIVENALRDPFDHYLADNPNEAAKLLDWVIERAEERLRRRKEKEVNRKTAVRKLRLPGKLADCSQNTAEGAELFIVEGDSAGGSAKQARNRANQAILPLRGKILNVASAGREKFGANQQLADLIQALGCGTRSKYRQEDLRYERIIVMTDADVDGAHIASLLITFFYQEMPELVRGGHLFLAVPPLYKITQGAKSAYARDDNHRAELMQTEFKGKAKVEISRFKGLGEMMPAQLKETTMDPAKRTLLRVLIDEVDFEGTRSAVDDLMGTKPEARFRFIQERAAFAENLDI, from the coding sequence ATGGACGACAGCAACGACCTTTTTTCCGGACTGCCCCTCTCCGAAAAACGCGAGGAGGCGCAGAAGCCAGCCGCGCCGAGCGAACGTCCGTCGGCGGCCGCCCCCATGACGGCCGTGCCCTCGACGCCGACGCGCCCGGCACCTGTCGCCTCGAACGCGGATGACTATGGCGCCTCGTCGATCCGGGTCCTGGAAGGGCTCGAGCCGGTGCGCATGCGTCCGGGCATGTATATCGGCGGCACCGACGAAAAGGCGCTGCATCACCTCTTCGCCGAGGTCATCGACAACGCGATGGACGAGGCGGTTGCCGGACACGCCAATTTCATCGAGGTGCATCTCGATCTGCAGGGCTATCTCACCGTCACCGACAACGGCCGCGGCATTCCGGTCGAGAACCATCCGCAGGTGCCGGGCAAGTCGACACTCGAAGTCATCATGACCAAGCTGCATGCCGGCGGTAAATTCGACGGCAAGGCCTACGAGACATCGGGCGGCCTGCACGGCGTCGGCGTTTCGGTGGTCAACGCGCTCTCCGACTTCCTCGAGGTCGAGGTGGCGCGAAACCGCAAGCTTTACCGCCAGCGCTTTTCCCGCGGCCTGCCGCAGGGTGGGCTCGAAGAACTGGGCGACGTCCACAATCGCCGCGGCACCCGCGTGCGCTTCCATCCCGACCCCCAGATATTTGGGGACCACATGAAGTTCGAGGCCGCCCGCGTCTTTCGCATGGCGCGCTCGAAGGCCTACCTCTTCGGCGGCGTCGAGATCCGCTGGAGCTGCGAGCCTGGCGTACTGCCGGAAGGGTCGGAGGTGCCCGACAAGGCCACCTTCCATTTCCCCGGCGGCCTCAAGGACTATCTCCAGGCGACGATGGGCAAGGAATTCACCGTCACCCGCGAAATCTTCGCCGGCAAGACGGAGAAGGCCAGCGGCCACGGTTCGATGGAATGGGCGATCACCTGGTATGGCGGCGACCCGCAGGTGCATTCCTATTGCAACACCATCCCGACGCCTGAAGGCGGCACACATGAGGCCGGCCTGCGCATCGCGCTGACCAAGGGCCTGAAGGCCTATGCCGAGCTGACCCAGAACAAGCGCGCTGCCCAGATCACCACCGACGACGTGATGATCTCGGCGGTCGGCATGCTGTCGGTTTTCATCCGCGAGCCGGAATTCGTCGGCCAGACCAAGGACAAGCTTGCGACGGTCGAGGCCCAGCGCATCGTCGAGAATGCGCTGCGCGACCCTTTCGACCACTATCTTGCCGACAACCCGAACGAAGCGGCCAAACTGCTCGACTGGGTGATCGAGCGCGCCGAGGAGCGGCTGCGCCGCCGCAAGGAAAAGGAAGTCAACCGCAAGACGGCGGTGCGCAAGCTGCGCCTGCCCGGCAAGCTTGCCGACTGCTCGCAGAACACCGCCGAAGGCGCCGAACTCTTCATCGTCGAGGGCGATTCGGCGGGTGGCTCAGCCAAGCAGGCGCGCAACCGCGCCAACCAGGCGATCCTTCCGCTCCGCGGCAAGATCCTCAACGTCGCCAGCGCCGGCCGCGAAAAATTCGGCGCCAACCAGCAGCTTGCCGACCTTATCCAGGCGCTCGGCTGCGGCACGCGCTCGAAATACCGTCAGGAAGATCTGCGCTATGAGCGCATCATCGTCATGACCGATGCCGACGTCGACGGCGCCCACATCGCTTCGCTGCTCATCACCTTCTTCTATCAGGAGATGCCGGAACTGGTGCGCGGCGGTCACCTCTTCCTCGCCGTGCCGCCGCTCTATAAGATCACCCAAGGGGCGAAATCCGCCTACGCCCGCGACGACAATCATCGCGCCGAACTGATGCAGACGGAATTCAAGGGCAAGGCCAAGGTGGAGATCAGCCGCTTCAAAGGTCTCGGCGAAATGATGCCCGCCCAGCTCAAGGAAACCACCATGGATCCGGCCAAGCGCACCCTGCTCCGGGTGCTGATCGACGAGGTGGATTTCGAAGGCACCCGCAGCGCCGTCGACGATCTGATGGGCACCAAGCCCGAAGCCCGCTTCCGCTTCATCCAGGAGCGTGCAGCCTTCGCCGAAAACCTTGATATTTAA
- the thrS gene encoding threonine--tRNA ligase, whose amino-acid sequence MSQSVSLTFPDGSVRSFPAGATGRDVAESISKSLAKSAVAIAIDGGVRDLSDAVTDGKIEIITRKDPRALELIRHDAAHVMAEAVQELWPGTQVTIGPVIENGFYYDFAKNEPFTPDDLPKIEKKMKEIIARNAPFTKQIWSREKAKEVFAAKGEQYKVELVDAIPEGQDLKIYHQGEWFDLCRGPHMASTGQVGTAFKLMKVAGAYWRGDSNNAMLSRIYGTAWADQADLDNYLHMLAEAEKRDHRKLGREMDLFHFQEEGPGVVFWHGKGWRIFQTLVAYMRRRLAIDYEEVNAPQVLDTSLWETSGHWGWYQENMFGVKSAHAMTHPDDKEADNRVFALKPMNCPGHVQIFKHGLKSYRELPIRLAEFGLVHRYEPSGALHGLMRVRGFTQDDAHIFCTDEQMAAECLKINDLILSVYEDFGFKEIVVKLSTRPEKRVGSDALWDRAEAVMTDVLKTIEAQSEGRIKTGILPGEGAFYGPKFEYTLKDAIGREWQCGTTQVDFNLPERFGAFYIDSNSEKTQPVMIHRAICGSMERFLGILIENFAGHMPLWVSPLQVVVATITSEADAYGLEVAEALREAGLNVETDFRNEKINYKIREHSVTKVPVIIVCGRKEAEDRTVNIRRLGSQDQVSMGLDTAVESLALEATPPDVRRKADAKKAKAA is encoded by the coding sequence ATGTCCCAATCTGTTTCCCTGACATTTCCCGATGGTTCCGTACGCAGCTTCCCGGCTGGCGCAACCGGCAGGGATGTCGCCGAATCCATTTCCAAGTCGCTCGCCAAGAGCGCCGTCGCCATTGCGATCGACGGCGGCGTGCGCGACCTTTCCGATGCTGTCACCGACGGCAAGATCGAGATCATTACCCGCAAGGACCCGCGCGCGCTGGAGCTCATCCGCCATGACGCTGCGCATGTGATGGCCGAAGCGGTGCAGGAGCTTTGGCCCGGCACTCAGGTGACGATCGGTCCCGTCATCGAGAACGGCTTCTATTACGATTTCGCCAAGAACGAGCCTTTCACGCCCGACGATCTGCCGAAGATCGAAAAGAAAATGAAGGAAATCATCGCCCGCAACGCGCCGTTCACAAAGCAGATCTGGTCGCGCGAAAAGGCCAAGGAAGTCTTTGCCGCCAAGGGCGAACAGTACAAGGTCGAACTCGTCGATGCTATCCCGGAAGGCCAGGATCTGAAGATCTATCATCAGGGCGAATGGTTCGACCTTTGCCGCGGCCCGCATATGGCCTCCACCGGCCAGGTCGGCACTGCCTTCAAGCTGATGAAGGTCGCCGGCGCCTATTGGCGCGGCGACAGCAACAACGCCATGCTGTCACGCATCTACGGCACGGCATGGGCAGACCAGGCCGATCTCGACAACTATTTGCATATGCTGGCGGAAGCGGAAAAGCGCGACCACCGCAAGCTCGGCCGCGAAATGGACCTGTTCCATTTTCAGGAGGAAGGTCCGGGCGTTGTCTTCTGGCACGGCAAGGGCTGGCGCATCTTCCAGACGCTCGTCGCCTATATGCGCCGCCGGCTTGCCATCGATTATGAAGAAGTCAACGCACCGCAGGTGCTCGACACCTCGCTCTGGGAAACCTCCGGTCACTGGGGCTGGTATCAGGAAAACATGTTCGGCGTAAAATCGGCGCATGCGATGACGCATCCCGACGACAAGGAAGCGGACAACCGCGTCTTCGCGCTGAAGCCGATGAACTGCCCCGGGCATGTGCAGATCTTCAAGCATGGCCTGAAGTCCTATCGCGAGCTGCCGATCCGTCTGGCGGAATTCGGGCTGGTGCATCGTTACGAGCCTTCGGGCGCTCTGCATGGCTTGATGCGCGTGCGCGGCTTCACCCAGGACGACGCGCACATCTTCTGCACGGACGAGCAGATGGCGGCCGAATGCCTGAAGATCAACGACCTGATCCTCTCGGTCTATGAAGACTTCGGCTTCAAGGAAATCGTCGTCAAGCTTTCCACCCGTCCGGAAAAGCGCGTCGGTTCCGACGCTCTCTGGGATCGAGCCGAAGCCGTCATGACCGATGTGCTGAAGACGATCGAGGCGCAGTCCGAAGGCCGCATCAAGACCGGCATTCTGCCGGGTGAGGGCGCCTTCTACGGTCCGAAGTTCGAATATACGCTGAAGGATGCGATTGGCCGGGAATGGCAATGCGGCACGACGCAGGTCGACTTCAACCTGCCGGAACGCTTTGGCGCCTTCTACATCGACAGCAATTCCGAGAAGACGCAGCCGGTGATGATCCACCGTGCCATCTGCGGCTCGATGGAACGCTTCCTGGGCATCCTGATCGAGAACTTCGCCGGCCATATGCCGCTTTGGGTATCGCCGCTGCAGGTGGTGGTCGCGACGATCACCTCGGAGGCCGATGCCTACGGGCTTGAAGTAGCCGAGGCGCTACGCGAGGCCGGTCTCAACGTCGAAACCGACTTCCGCAACGAGAAGATCAACTACAAGATCCGCGAGCACTCGGTCACCAAGGTTCCGGTCATCATCGTCTGCGGCAGGAAGGAGGCCGAGGATCGCACGGTCAACATCCGTCGCCTTGGCAGTCAGGACCAGGTTTCGATGGGACTCGACACGGCCGTCGAGAGCTTGGCGCTCGAGGCGACGCCGCCCGACGTCCGTCGCAAGGCCGACGCAAAGAAAGCCAAGGCGGCCTGA
- a CDS encoding dienelactone hydrolase family protein, whose product MRMSTSDCTVITVIAAFFLSATILSAGGPARAADALPPFKDDLFSKQSVLQTSDGGAFEVVDYDEMRDINGRDQIPEKRAQQKYVALGIRKAQADETLSLDGIRLDVTRVGPAANAAFTVIFIHGRDGDRRLGANDYSFGGNFNRLKNLVAGNGGVYYSPTVRSFDSNGVAAIEGLIRYASAQSPGRPVILSCASMGSQVCWGIARDEVSVKRLKGMLILSGVTDTDFARSAFCKAKLPLWFAHGSRDPVYAATDQQALFESLRKAKYPTRFTLFQTGNHGTPIRMIDWRRVLNWILAA is encoded by the coding sequence ATGCGAATGTCCACAAGTGATTGCACCGTTATCACCGTAATTGCGGCCTTTTTCTTGTCCGCAACCATCCTTTCGGCCGGCGGACCGGCACGGGCGGCCGACGCCCTGCCGCCTTTCAAGGACGACCTGTTTTCGAAGCAGTCTGTGCTGCAGACTAGCGACGGCGGCGCCTTTGAGGTCGTCGATTATGACGAGATGCGCGATATCAACGGCCGCGACCAGATCCCGGAGAAGCGGGCGCAGCAGAAATATGTAGCGCTCGGCATCCGCAAGGCCCAGGCGGATGAAACCCTTTCACTCGACGGCATCAGGCTCGATGTCACCAGGGTGGGACCGGCGGCGAATGCCGCCTTCACTGTGATTTTCATTCATGGCCGCGACGGCGACCGCCGGCTCGGGGCCAATGATTACAGCTTCGGCGGCAATTTCAACCGGCTGAAAAACCTCGTCGCCGGCAATGGCGGGGTTTATTATTCGCCGACGGTCAGGAGCTTCGACAGCAACGGCGTTGCCGCGATCGAAGGCCTCATCCGCTATGCCAGCGCGCAATCGCCCGGCCGGCCGGTGATCCTGTCCTGCGCCTCCATGGGCAGTCAGGTCTGCTGGGGCATCGCGCGTGACGAGGTCAGCGTCAAGCGGTTGAAGGGCATGTTGATTCTGAGCGGCGTCACCGATACGGATTTCGCCAGAAGCGCCTTCTGCAAGGCGAAGCTGCCGCTCTGGTTCGCGCATGGCAGCCGCGATCCGGTCTATGCGGCGACAGACCAGCAGGCGCTGTTCGAGAGCCTGCGCAAGGCAAAATATCCGACGCGCTTCACGCTATTTCAGACAGGTAATCACGGAACGCCGATCCGAATGATCGACTGGCGCAGGGTCCTGAACTGGATTCTTGCCGCATAA
- a CDS encoding AI-2E family transporter has translation MGVFDRQKSNHEPRWLGPSAPTRTPLIPSISAARWLLVLVVAAGVYFFYGFLVPVLAALVIGFASWPLYRKLLSRVGGNTTIAATIAIVMIVTFLVIPIGLAVTYTTGEVRNWVTWAIHANRTGAATPDWIVALPWAGAYLDDVWTKYIGSPGALGELIQAVSGANIGNIYRALLAAGGGAFHLLLTLLFMLIALFFVYRDGFSFSKQIDMLGERILPNRWERISRVVPATISSTVMGMTLIAIGEGIVLGVAYWIAGVPSPVTLGVLTGVMALIPGGAPLSFTLVSVYLLASGSHAAGIALFVWGTVELFIVDKTLRPKLVGGPIKLPFLPTFFGLIGGVKTMGFLGLFIGPVLMALIVAIWREWIHEARNAESGEKLPQIVIDEQAPPSKPIPRVAEG, from the coding sequence GTGGGTGTGTTCGACCGTCAGAAAAGCAATCATGAGCCGCGATGGCTGGGGCCATCGGCGCCGACGCGCACACCGCTGATTCCCTCCATTTCGGCGGCGCGATGGCTGCTGGTGCTGGTCGTCGCCGCCGGAGTCTACTTCTTCTACGGTTTCCTCGTGCCGGTGCTTGCGGCCCTGGTCATCGGCTTTGCCAGCTGGCCGCTCTATCGCAAGCTGCTTTCCCGCGTCGGGGGCAATACGACGATCGCCGCGACCATCGCCATCGTTATGATCGTTACCTTCCTGGTCATTCCGATCGGGCTCGCGGTCACCTATACGACGGGCGAGGTGCGAAACTGGGTCACGTGGGCGATACACGCCAACCGCACTGGCGCCGCGACGCCAGACTGGATCGTCGCGCTGCCCTGGGCAGGAGCCTATCTGGATGACGTCTGGACAAAATATATCGGCAGTCCCGGCGCCTTGGGGGAACTCATTCAAGCGGTTAGCGGCGCCAATATCGGCAACATCTATCGCGCCCTGCTGGCAGCCGGCGGTGGAGCCTTCCACCTTCTGCTGACGCTGCTCTTCATGCTGATCGCGCTGTTCTTCGTCTACCGCGACGGCTTCTCCTTCTCCAAGCAGATCGACATGCTGGGCGAACGCATCCTGCCGAACCGCTGGGAGCGCATTTCCCGCGTCGTTCCGGCAACGATCAGTTCCACCGTCATGGGCATGACGCTGATTGCGATCGGCGAAGGCATTGTGCTCGGCGTGGCATATTGGATTGCCGGTGTGCCGTCGCCGGTAACGCTTGGCGTACTAACGGGCGTGATGGCGCTGATACCGGGCGGCGCGCCGCTCTCCTTCACGCTGGTTTCCGTCTATCTCCTGGCAAGCGGCTCGCATGCCGCGGGCATCGCCCTCTTCGTCTGGGGTACTGTCGAACTCTTCATCGTCGACAAGACCCTGCGGCCGAAGCTCGTCGGCGGCCCGATCAAGCTGCCCTTCCTGCCGACCTTTTTCGGCCTTATCGGCGGGGTCAAGACAATGGGCTTTCTCGGCCTCTTCATCGGCCCGGTGCTGATGGCGCTGATCGTCGCAATCTGGCGCGAATGGATTCATGAGGCCCGCAATGCCGAGAGCGGCGAGAAGCTCCCGCAGATCGTCATCGACGAACAGGCCCCGCCATCCAAGCCGATCCCCCGCGTTGCGGAAGGCTGA
- a CDS encoding flavin reductase family protein — protein sequence MFYTTDSNRHGLAHDPFKAIVSPRPIGWIGSKGRDGSINLAPYSFFNAVADRPKLVMFSSAGRKDSQRNAAETGAFTCNFVSRDLAEKMNLSSAALPYGNSEFDFAGLTPKQSELIDAPYVGEAYAVLECRVTEIVEPKTLSGAPSENVLVFGEVVGIHIDEAIVRDGRLDMSIARPVARMGYMDYSEGSDVFEMFRPQTPKAEA from the coding sequence ATGTTCTACACGACCGACAGCAACCGGCACGGGCTCGCGCATGATCCCTTCAAGGCGATCGTGTCGCCGCGGCCGATCGGCTGGATCGGCAGCAAGGGCAGGGACGGTTCGATCAATCTTGCTCCTTATTCCTTCTTCAACGCCGTCGCCGACCGGCCGAAACTGGTGATGTTTTCTTCCGCCGGGCGCAAGGACAGCCAGCGCAATGCGGCGGAAACCGGCGCCTTCACCTGCAATTTCGTCAGCCGCGATCTCGCCGAAAAGATGAATCTCTCCTCGGCGGCGCTGCCCTACGGCAACAGCGAATTCGATTTCGCCGGGCTGACGCCGAAACAGTCCGAACTGATCGACGCGCCCTATGTCGGCGAGGCTTATGCCGTGCTCGAATGCAGGGTCACCGAAATCGTCGAGCCGAAAACGCTATCGGGCGCGCCGTCTGAAAACGTCCTCGTCTTCGGCGAGGTGGTCGGCATCCATATCGACGAGGCGATCGTAAGGGACGGCCGCCTGGACATGTCGATCGCCCGGCCTGTCGCCCGCATGGGCTACATGGATTACAGCGAAGGCAGCGATGTTTTCGAGATGTTCCGGCCGCAGACACCAAAGGCGGAAGCCTGA
- a CDS encoding nitroreductase family protein, translating into MKSDIKLIDYLAVRRSIPAFQMCEPGPEKAEIEEILRLASRVPDHGKIAPWRFIVYRGDERARLGEELLKLAIEAKPELSEEMIQVERTRFTRAPVVVAVVSKAGPHIKIPEWEQLMSAGALCLNVILAANANGYVANWLTEWFAYDERAYPLLGVEPGEKVAGFIHIGSTTFPAIERPRPELADTVTWVGGED; encoded by the coding sequence ATGAAATCCGATATCAAGCTGATCGACTACCTCGCGGTGCGCCGCTCCATCCCCGCTTTCCAGATGTGCGAACCCGGCCCCGAAAAGGCCGAGATCGAGGAGATCCTGCGGCTTGCTTCGCGTGTTCCCGATCACGGCAAGATCGCTCCCTGGCGCTTCATCGTCTATCGCGGAGATGAGCGTGCGCGCCTCGGCGAGGAGCTTCTCAAACTGGCGATCGAGGCAAAGCCGGAGCTTTCCGAAGAGATGATCCAGGTCGAGCGCACCCGCTTCACCCGCGCACCGGTTGTTGTCGCCGTGGTCAGCAAGGCGGGGCCGCATATCAAGATCCCGGAATGGGAGCAGCTGATGTCGGCGGGCGCGCTTTGCCTCAATGTCATTCTCGCCGCCAATGCCAATGGCTATGTCGCCAACTGGCTGACGGAGTGGTTCGCCTATGACGAGCGCGCCTATCCGCTGCTCGGCGTCGAACCCGGCGAGAAGGTTGCGGGCTTCATCCATATCGGCTCGACGACATTTCCAGCGATCGAACGGCCGCGGCCGGAGCTTGCCGATACGGTGACCTGGGTCGGCGGAGAAGACTGA
- a CDS encoding DUF2336 domain-containing protein yields MLGRRVIVEAFLRWIETAKTGDRARAANALGRAYLQSEMSGDERAAAEMAMTFLLDDPSPRVRLALAEAVAWSPDAPRSLILSLAADQPEVACHAVTCSPLLSDADLVDLAARGNGATRMLIAARGHVTRPVSAALAEVGDEDEVLCLLENDGAAISSQSLKRIAERLGDCCDIRNLLFDRSDLPADARQLLTQHVSNALVGLPLAQAAIGLQRLQRISREATEAAIVSIAGDIAPREITDLVEHLRLNGRLTPSLLMHALCAGKLDFFAAAIVDLTACSERRVRSILATGRMHAVRALYESAGLPRDISVIFVEATLLWREAVRKAPGSMLGTVGGRLLEKFRHHHGAHGAAGELLDMVEKLHVAEQRQSARVYAALAAA; encoded by the coding sequence GTGCTGGGGCGTCGCGTGATCGTAGAAGCTTTCCTTCGTTGGATCGAAACGGCCAAGACCGGTGATCGGGCCCGGGCCGCGAACGCGCTCGGCCGAGCCTATCTGCAATCCGAGATGAGCGGCGATGAGCGGGCGGCAGCCGAGATGGCGATGACCTTTCTTCTCGACGACCCGTCGCCGCGTGTGCGGCTGGCGCTGGCCGAGGCGGTCGCCTGGTCGCCCGACGCGCCGCGCAGCCTGATCCTTTCGCTTGCCGCGGACCAGCCAGAGGTTGCCTGCCACGCCGTCACTTGTTCGCCGCTTCTCAGCGACGCCGATCTTGTCGACCTCGCCGCACGCGGCAACGGCGCCACCCGCATGCTCATCGCGGCCAGAGGCCATGTCACCCGTCCGGTCTCGGCTGCACTCGCGGAGGTCGGCGATGAAGACGAAGTGCTCTGCCTGCTCGAAAACGACGGCGCGGCCATCTCCAGCCAATCGTTGAAACGCATCGCCGAGCGGCTTGGCGATTGCTGTGATATTCGCAACCTGCTGTTCGACCGCAGCGATCTTCCTGCCGATGCCCGCCAGCTGCTCACCCAGCATGTCAGCAATGCGCTGGTCGGTCTGCCACTGGCGCAGGCGGCGATCGGCCTGCAGCGGCTCCAGCGCATCAGCCGAGAGGCGACCGAGGCAGCCATCGTTTCGATCGCCGGTGATATCGCGCCGCGGGAGATAACGGACCTTGTCGAGCATCTGCGCCTCAACGGCCGGCTGACGCCCTCCCTGCTGATGCATGCGCTCTGCGCCGGCAAGCTGGACTTCTTCGCAGCTGCAATCGTTGATCTGACAGCGTGCAGCGAGCGCAGGGTGCGCTCGATCCTGGCAACCGGGCGCATGCATGCCGTGCGCGCCCTCTATGAATCCGCCGGCCTGCCAAGGGATATCAGCGTGATCTTCGTCGAGGCGACGCTTCTGTGGCGCGAGGCCGTTCGAAAGGCGCCGGGCAGCATGCTGGGCACTGTCGGCGGCCGTCTTCTGGAAAAATTCCGCCATCACCATGGCGCACACGGCGCGGCCGGGGAACTGCTCGACATGGTGGAAAAGCTTCATGTCGCCGAGCAGCGCCAATCGGCCCGTGTCTATGCGGCGCTTGCGGCGGCCTAG
- the secG gene encoding preprotein translocase subunit SecG, with protein MQTVLIVIHLMIVLALVGVVLIQRSEGGGLGIGGGSGFMSARGTANALTRTTAILATLFFLTSLGLGILTRYEGRPSDILNRIPATSGQGNGILDSLGGGAQAPASQPAGNGVPSSGAAAPAPQAPAATAPSTTAPAATAPATPAAPAAPAPAQPSGVPTGQ; from the coding sequence ATGCAGACAGTATTGATTGTCATCCATCTCATGATTGTGCTCGCCCTCGTCGGCGTCGTGCTCATCCAGCGCTCGGAAGGCGGCGGCCTCGGCATCGGCGGCGGTTCGGGCTTCATGTCGGCCCGCGGCACGGCCAATGCGCTGACCCGTACAACCGCGATCCTTGCGACCTTGTTCTTCCTGACCTCGCTTGGCCTCGGCATATTGACGCGTTACGAGGGTCGTCCGAGCGACATCCTCAACCGCATCCCCGCGACGAGCGGCCAGGGCAACGGCATTCTCGATTCGCTCGGCGGCGGTGCACAGGCTCCGGCGAGCCAGCCGGCCGGCAATGGCGTTCCGAGCAGTGGTGCGGCTGCGCCCGCACCACAGGCTCCGGCAGCCACCGCGCCTTCAACGACTGCTCCGGCAGCAACTGCCCCGGCAACGCCCGCAGCTCCGGCCGCGCCGGCGCCGGCTCAGCCTTCCGGCGTCCCGACGGGACAGTAA